From the genome of Falco peregrinus isolate bFalPer1 chromosome W, bFalPer1.pri, whole genome shotgun sequence, one region includes:
- the LOC129783154 gene encoding uncharacterized protein LOC129783154, with protein sequence MLRIVVLINFVVVVVAFVPKSLFDLRENVWVTLSRAVNTTTFCASLSTPSVPFLTCLVGVPLNDSDWIALNQSLNQMPKVTILARGNNMSSFFEKFDNWDDKLPIGPSPQEIELVDSLNASYCVYLNSSRYPCAGEASNMPCSTTAITPVYPIKNQFNWSVWCNHTSRNLSNPAPGVLYPRKLPPGLFFICGNRAWNGIPSMPVGGPCTIGRLSLALPHIHPNKSNPVRWRRDTSQILGNTCDDNVQLWNKWEVFFASLFIPGAAAARAHKNLETLSCWVVKQANLSSRVLSDLADSLTTVQHAVLQNRMAIDFLLLAHGHGCEDFEGMCCMDLEDNSSSIHKEIKQLMEHSQKIQQDVGFFGLESLTNWLGIGGWLKRLLQSVLLIVIIVIIGFICLSCALSCIRKLFERVTGPVFLVQKEKGGIVAEWMKENGHGSIEGLCDTAFDISWSEPS encoded by the coding sequence ATGTTGAGAATTGTtgtgttaattaattttgttgtcGTAGTTGTAGCTTTTGTGCCTAAATCATTGTTTGATTTGCGAGAAAATGTATGGGTAACTTTAAGTAGAGCTGTTAACACAACCACGTTTTGTGCAAGTTTGTCAACCCCTAGCGTACCCTTTTTAACTTGTTTAGTAGGTGTGCCGTTAAATGACTCAGATTGGATCGCCCTTAACCAGTCTCTTAACCAGATGCCAAAAGTTACCATATTGGCTCGAGGTAATAATATGAgcagcttttttgaaaaatttgatAACTGGGATGACAAACTCCCTATTGGTCCTAGCCCTCAAGAAATCGAACTAGTCGATTCACTAAATGCCTCTTACTGTGTATATTTGAATTCTTCCCGGTACCCTTGTGCTGGTGAAGCCTCTAACATGCCTTGTAGTACAACTGCTATCACTCCCGTATATCCAATTAAGAATCAGTTTAATTGGAGTGTTTGGTGTAACCATACCAGTCGAAATTTGTCTAATCCTGCACCTGGAGTATTATATCCTAGGAAATTACcccctggtttgttttttatttgtggtaaTAGAGCATGGAATGGAATACCCTCAATGCCTGTAGGTGGTCCATGTACCATCGGTCGTCTGAGTTTAGCCTTACCACATATTCATCCTAACAAATCAAATCCAGTGAGATGGAGAAGAGACACTTCCCAGATCCTTGGTAACACCTGTGATGATAACGTTCAACTTTGGAACAAATGGGAGGTATTTTTTGCTTCGTTATTTATCCCAGGTGCCGCCGCTGCTCGGGCCCACAAAAATTTAGAAACGCTGTCTTGTTGGGTGGTTAAACAAGCCAACCTCAGCAGCAGAGTTTTATCAGACCTAGCTGATAGTTTAACTACTGTTCAAcatgctgttttgcaaaacCGCATGGCCATTGACTTTTTactattagcacatggacatgGCTGTGAAGATTTTGAAGGCATGTGTTGTATGGACCTTGAAGATAATTCAAGCTCCATacataaagaaatcaaacaattGATGGAACATTCTCAAAAAATTCAACAAGATGTTGGATTTTTTGGCCTTGAAAGCTTAACAAATTGGCTTGGGATAGGAGGCTGGTTAAAAAGACTGTTGCAAAGTGTGttgcttatagtaataattgttatCATTGGATTTAtatgtttaagctgtgctctctcttgtatTCGAAAATTATTTGAGCGTGTAACTGGACCAGTTTtccttgtccaaaaagaaaaagggggaattgttgcagaatggatgaaagagaacggccacggttccatagaaggactgtgtgatacagcttttgacataagctggagtgaaccaagctag